In Hyla sarda isolate aHylSar1 chromosome 9, aHylSar1.hap1, whole genome shotgun sequence, the following proteins share a genomic window:
- the ZBTB22 gene encoding zinc finger and BTB domain-containing protein 22, with protein MDTAGPLIHVDFPDVASSLLESLNQQRVEGKLCDVSIHAQGRVFRAHRAVLAASSPYFHDQVLLKGMSCVALPGVVDPGAFEAVLCAAYTGRLTMLADEIVNYLTVGSVLQMWHVVDKCSELLKESRANSSTGSMEGAGSSHGPTPQRPHSGRASENQSPSSSNYFSPPEPCTERSRRRSEVTSEAAEEAGIEEEPSGEEASVASCSSYRRPSIVPQRHWVYVKKERPHQGLLLTCEGEEEEDEEELEEDEEEEQLSISDVRTLNAPEEQVNFCEPSDGMPYDEASGNGTGYPQGPPLLPLDMQGNPLLVMPSGHGAAGQGGTGTSQGEGGKIFLCHCGKAFSHKSMRDRHVNMHLNLRPFDCPVCGKKFKMKHHLTEHMKTHTGVKPYECEVCAKKFMWRDSFMRHRGHCERRHRAGAGGGGGGGGQGISEPPSV; from the coding sequence ATGGACACCGCTGGTCCTCTCATCCACGTGGACTTCCCAGATGTGGCCAGCTCTCTCCTGGAAAGCCTCAACCAGCAGCGAGTGGAAGGGAAGCTGTGCGACGTATCCATCCATGCACAAGGCCGCGTGTTCCGCGCTCATCGCGCCGTGCTCGCCGCTTCTTCCCCATACTTCCACGACCAGGTGCTTCTTAAAGGCATGAGCTGCGTGGCTTTGCCCGGTGTTGTAGACCCGGGGGCGTTTGAAGCTGTTTTATGTGCTGCCTACACGGGACGCTTGACAATGTTGGCAGATGAGATTGTCAACTACCTGACAGTGGGAAGCGTGCTCCAGATGTGGCACGTGGTGGACAAGTGCTCGGAACTTCTAAAAGAGTCTCGTGCCAACAGCAGTACTGGAAGCATGGAGGGAGCCGGGAGCAGCCATGGTCCAACGCCACAGAGACCTCACTCCGGCAGAGCCAGCGAGAACCAGTCCCCCAGCAGCAGCAACTATTTTAGTCCACCAGAACCATGTACAGAGAGGAGTAGGAGAAGAAGCGAAGTCACGAGCgaagcagcagaagaagctgGCATAGAAGAAGAGCCATCTGGAGAAGAAGCCTCTGTAGCCAGCTGCTCCAGTTATCGAAGGCCCAGCATTGTTCCTCAGAGACATTGGGTGTATGTCAAGAAGGAACGGCCTCACCAGGGTCTGCTGCTGACATGTGAAGGTGAGGAAGAAGAAGATGAGGAAGAGCttgaagaagatgaagaagaaGAACAGCTGAGTATCAGTGATGTTCGCACCCTCAATGCTCCGGAAGAACAGGTAAATTTCTGTGAACCTTCAGATGGAATGCCTTATGATGAAGCATCTGGCAATGGCACTGGTTACCCACAGGgacctcctcttctgcctctggaCATGCAAGGGAATCCGCTGCTGGTGATGCCTTCAGGACACGGTGCAGCTGGGCAAGGTGGGACAGGAACGAGTCAAGGAGAAGGCGGCAAAATCTTCCTATGCCATTGTGGAAAAGCATTCTCCCACAAGAGTATGCGTGATCGGCACGTCAATATGCATCTCAACCTGCGCCCATTTGACTGCCCTGTCTGTGGGAAAAAGTTTAAGATGAAGCACCACCTGACTGAACACATGAAGACACACACCGGGGTCAAACCGTACGAGTGTGAAGTGTGCGCCAAGAAGTTTATGTGGAGAGACAGCTTTATGAGACATCGTGGTCACTGCGAGAGGCGGCATAGGGCAGGGGCAGGGGGTGGAGGAGGTGGAGGCGGGCAAGGGATTAGCGAGCCTCCATCTGTGTAA